The DNA window GCGGCGACGCCGTTGACATAGCCGATCCGGTAGAGTGCGTATCCAGCTCCTGCAAGGATTACCACCACAAGGAGCACGAGCAGAACACGGCCCACCACTTGCTTCCTAGACATACTCAACCTCCAGATCTCTAATTTTCTCTATTAGAAATTTATCACAATCCGGCCTGCAAATTATGTGTGAAATGTGGAGAAATTGTTAATGTGACTTTTCGTTTGGATTTCGATGCGTCCCGGTTTCCTGCCCGAGAACAGATTTCGACTTCCGAAACACCAGCCAAATGCCAATGACGTAGAAGATCAACGTGAGTATGAAATAGCCGTGGATGGTCCCTCGCGGCAGGTCGACGAGCAACCTGCCCACATCGTTGTAGCTGTTCTTGCTTCCCCAGTAGTTGTACAAGGAGTCCACGAGCGGCGATATCATGCCGATGATGATCAGATTCAACCAGATCCACTTCCGACGAAAGCGAACACGCATGCAGATAGCAAAGAAAAGGACAAACGTCATCAGGTCCACGAAGTACGGAGCGGCGAGGACCAGCCAATTCGTTTCTTCGAGGTAGTTGACGTAACCCCAATAAAGCCCCTGTTTACGCATGGTGGGCCAGAAGACGAATTCCGTGATCTTTGCGCCCTGCAGGATGGCGGCGATGGCGTGGCTGCCTTCGTGGCGCAGCGTCCCGAGAATCTGGTAGACGGGATAGGCTAACACCCACAGCAGATCCGAAAACTGCAGCCGCAGCGGATTTGGCCTGGATCCTGGAAGTGTGTCGTCCATGATGTTGTCAGTCGTTGTTTTGGAATTCATCCCATACTTCCAGCGCCGGTTTGGGCTCGCCGGTTTTCGTGCGCAGCCCCAAAGAGCCGAAATACGCCAATGACTCAACATCTGCCGGTGAACCGTGCTCG is part of the Anaerolineales bacterium genome and encodes:
- a CDS encoding M50 family metallopeptidase — its product is MNSKTTTDNIMDDTLPGSRPNPLRLQFSDLLWVLAYPVYQILGTLRHEGSHAIAAILQGAKITEFVFWPTMRKQGLYWGYVNYLEETNWLVLAAPYFVDLMTFVLFFAICMRVRFRRKWIWLNLIIIGMISPLVDSLYNYWGSKNSYNDVGRLLVDLPRGTIHGYFILTLIFYVIGIWLVFRKSKSVLGQETGTHRNPNEKSH